A genomic stretch from Anaerolinea thermophila UNI-1 includes:
- a CDS encoding uracil-DNA glycosylase, whose product MQPDQILKEIAQQVSECKRCQLHYSRKKAVPGEGPAQAEIMMIGEGPGFYENEQGRPFVGAAGKFLDELLEKCGIARKDVFITNVVKCRPPGNRDPQPEELEACNAYLERQIEAISPKVIVTLGRFSMAKFLPGVKISEVHGQSFWRNGRLIVPMFHPAAALHQPSLKASVERDFARLSEYVQAARQRMQAAEKPIAVEEKTGETPAKDQPTQLSLF is encoded by the coding sequence GTGCAACCCGATCAAATCCTGAAAGAGATTGCCCAACAGGTCAGCGAATGCAAACGCTGTCAACTGCACTACTCGCGCAAGAAAGCCGTGCCGGGCGAAGGTCCCGCGCAGGCAGAAATCATGATGATTGGCGAAGGACCCGGCTTTTACGAAAACGAGCAGGGACGTCCCTTCGTGGGCGCGGCGGGCAAGTTTCTGGATGAACTGCTGGAAAAATGCGGCATTGCCCGCAAAGACGTGTTCATCACCAACGTGGTGAAGTGCCGCCCGCCGGGCAACCGCGACCCGCAACCCGAGGAACTGGAAGCCTGCAACGCCTACCTGGAGCGGCAGATTGAAGCCATCAGCCCCAAGGTGATTGTCACCCTGGGGCGCTTCTCCATGGCAAAATTCCTGCCGGGGGTCAAAATCAGCGAGGTGCATGGGCAGTCTTTCTGGCGCAACGGCCGGCTGATTGTGCCCATGTTCCACCCCGCCGCGGCACTGCATCAGCCCTCGCTCAAAGCCAGTGTGGAGCGCGACTTTGCCCGCCTGAGCGAGTACGTGCAGGCGGCCCGTCAGCGTATGCAGGCGGCGGAGAAGCCGATAGCAGTAGAAGAAAAAACCGGGGAGACCCCGGCGAAAGATCAACCCACTCAACTCTCATTATTCTAG
- the rimI gene encoding ribosomal protein S18-alanine N-acetyltransferase produces the protein MTPAEIRIRPMQVEDIPEVHALDVLSFRLPWSERSYRFEVTENTASSPWVAEALFPDGSRRIVGMMVNWIILDEVHIATIAVHPDFRRMGIACRLLMEGLQEGYRRGARMAFLEVRRSNTAAQRLYESFGFRVEGVRPKYYQDNQEDALLMSLKPLDEEVLRRMADRAEPNPSGGERCNPIKS, from the coding sequence GTGACTCCGGCGGAGATTCGCATTCGTCCGATGCAGGTGGAGGATATCCCCGAGGTGCACGCCCTGGACGTGCTCTCGTTCCGTTTGCCGTGGTCCGAGCGCAGTTACCGTTTCGAGGTCACCGAAAACACGGCCTCCTCGCCGTGGGTTGCCGAGGCGCTTTTCCCCGACGGCTCGCGACGCATTGTTGGCATGATGGTCAACTGGATCATCCTCGACGAAGTCCACATCGCCACCATCGCTGTGCATCCCGATTTCCGGCGCATGGGCATTGCCTGCCGTTTGCTGATGGAGGGCTTGCAAGAAGGCTATCGCCGCGGGGCGCGCATGGCGTTTCTGGAAGTGCGGCGGAGCAACACCGCCGCGCAACGCCTGTATGAGTCTTTTGGCTTTCGGGTGGAGGGGGTGCGCCCGAAGTATTATCAGGACAATCAGGAAGATGCCCTGTTGATGAGCCTCAAACCGCTGGATGAAGAGGTGCTCCGGCGGATGGCGGATAGGGCAGAACCCAACCCAAGTGGAGGTGAGAGGTGCAACCCGATCAAATCCTGA
- the tsaB gene encoding tRNA (adenosine(37)-N6)-threonylcarbamoyltransferase complex dimerization subunit type 1 TsaB, translating to MSLLLAVDTSTQWTGLALYDGARVLGEMTWLTRGHHTVETAPAIQRLLEQSGARMEQIDCFAAALGPGSFTSLRIGLALVKGMALTLRKPIVGIPTLDFLAEALPVQEFPLAAVLQAGRGRLALVWYRAVKGRWKAQGEPQIITAAALAEQIQEPTLVAGELTPEERDLLKRKRGNVLLASPALSTRRPSFLAELAWERFQAGKVDDPISLAPIYLHVGEVIPS from the coding sequence ATGAGCCTTCTGCTGGCAGTGGATACCTCGACACAGTGGACCGGGCTGGCGCTCTACGACGGCGCGCGCGTGCTCGGCGAGATGACCTGGCTGACCCGCGGACATCACACCGTGGAGACCGCCCCCGCCATTCAGCGCCTGCTGGAGCAGTCGGGGGCGCGCATGGAGCAAATTGACTGCTTTGCCGCCGCGCTGGGACCCGGTTCGTTCACCAGCCTGCGCATCGGGCTGGCGCTGGTCAAGGGCATGGCGCTGACCCTGCGCAAGCCCATTGTCGGCATTCCCACGCTGGATTTCCTTGCCGAAGCCCTGCCCGTGCAGGAATTTCCCCTTGCCGCCGTCCTGCAAGCCGGGCGCGGCAGGCTAGCGCTGGTGTGGTACCGTGCGGTCAAGGGGCGCTGGAAAGCCCAGGGCGAGCCGCAAATCATCACCGCGGCGGCGCTGGCGGAGCAGATTCAGGAACCTACCTTAGTGGCGGGTGAACTGACCCCCGAAGAACGCGACCTGCTCAAGCGCAAGCGTGGCAACGTCCTGCTGGCATCTCCGGCGCTCTCCACCCGCCGCCCCTCGTTCCTGGCAGAACTGGCTTGGGAGCGCTTTCAGGCCGGCAAGGTGGACGACCCCATCAGTCTGGCGCCCATTTACCTTCATGTGGGGGAGGTCATTCCGTCGTGA
- the tsaE gene encoding tRNA (adenosine(37)-N6)-threonylcarbamoyltransferase complex ATPase subunit type 1 TsaE encodes MPILDARTFEFFSRSAEQTRRLGGRLGMLLNVGDLVCLSGDLGSGKTTLVQGMAQGWGSLDPVSSPTFILVNEYRRADGACLFHLDAYRLTNVEEAEELDFERMLECGVLVVEWPEHIQPALPAECLWVSLRYVEEEQRHLLFQSRGTRYDALLNEFRQKVVRV; translated from the coding sequence ATGCCGATTCTGGACGCGCGCACTTTCGAGTTCTTCAGCCGCAGTGCCGAGCAGACCCGCCGCCTGGGCGGTCGTCTGGGCATGCTCTTAAATGTAGGCGACCTGGTTTGCCTCTCCGGCGACCTGGGGAGCGGCAAGACCACCCTGGTGCAGGGCATGGCGCAGGGCTGGGGCTCGCTCGATCCCGTTTCCAGCCCCACCTTTATCCTCGTCAACGAGTACCGCCGCGCCGATGGCGCCTGTCTCTTTCATCTGGACGCTTACCGCCTGACCAACGTGGAAGAAGCCGAAGAACTGGACTTTGAGCGTATGCTGGAATGCGGCGTGCTGGTGGTCGAATGGCCCGAACACATTCAGCCCGCGCTTCCTGCGGAGTGTTTGTGGGTCTCCCTGCGCTATGTTGAAGAGGAACAGCGCCATCTGCTCTTTCAGAGCCGCGGCACACGTTACGATGCCCTGCTCAACGAATTTCGCCAGAAGGTGGTGAGGGTATGA